A region of the Muricauda sp. MAR_2010_75 genome:
ATGATTTCAGGAAATTCATCCCTGAGGATTCTCCTGTGCAAGGGGTGACCTTGAGCTTGATCGCGAACAATGTGGCAATGCTTAAAAAATGGGTTCCCAATATTGACCCTGATTCCTTTAGCTTCAGTTCCGATAACGTTTCTGGACTGGAATCCACAGGTGTACCGACCACAAGAAGTATCGGGTTTAACCTTAACGTCAAATTTTAAATAAGACATCATGAAAAATATAGGGAATAGAATCATAATTTTTGTAATCCTGATAGGTCTATTGGGATGCGAGAATAATTTTGATGAACTCAATACAAATACCGTAGATCCAACCAGTGAAAGTATAGACCCCGTGTTTCTATTGAACAATGCAATAGTTGGGCTTTCCTTTCCTAGTGGAACCAATATCTATTATGATGAAGCAATTGTTCAACAGATAGTGACCCCAAACTCAGGATTTGTTTCTGGGGCCAACTACAACCAGGACAATAGAAACAATACAGGTAACCAATGGGATGATTACTATCAAAATGTCATTAAGCACACAAGCGATGTAATCTTTCAGCTCAGTAGTTCAGAGTCTGACCGTTCCAACCTGTTACAAATGGCCCGTATTTTAGAAGCCTATGCTTTTATGGTCCTTACCGATGAATATGGAGAAATCCCATATTTTGAGGCTGGTAAAGGCCTGTCCGAGCAAGTAGTTCTGCCAAAGTACGATCCTCAAGAGCAGATTTATCCAGATTTGATCACAGAGTTGACCGAGGCAAGGGACGCCCTTAGCGGTTCGGCACCTGCTGAAACCGGTGAAGCTTTGTATGGGGGTGATTTGGATCAGTGGAGAAAATTGGCCAACTCCCTTTTGGTAAGGGTTGGTATGAGGCTCTCCAATGTAGATGCCGCCATGGCCCAGCAAGCTGTTCAAAGTGGGTTTAATGGAGGCGTTATGGAGTCCAACGATGATAACTTTGTGATTAGACACGACAATAACTTTAGTAATCCATATAGTTTTACCTTCAATGGAACAGAGGCCAACAACTTTTATTTGACCGATGTATTTGTGGATTATCTAAGCTCCAATGATGACCCTAGACTGGCTTCACTGGCCATTCGATATATAGGTGCAGCTTCTGGACCGGACC
Encoded here:
- a CDS encoding SusD/RagB family nutrient-binding outer membrane lipoprotein, which encodes MKNIGNRIIIFVILIGLLGCENNFDELNTNTVDPTSESIDPVFLLNNAIVGLSFPSGTNIYYDEAIVQQIVTPNSGFVSGANYNQDNRNNTGNQWDDYYQNVIKHTSDVIFQLSSSESDRSNLLQMARILEAYAFMVLTDEYGEIPYFEAGKGLSEQVVLPKYDPQEQIYPDLITELTEARDALSGSAPAETGEALYGGDLDQWRKLANSLLVRVGMRLSNVDAAMAQQAVQSGFNGGVMESNDDNFVIRHDNNFSNPYSFTFNGTEANNFYLTDVFVDYLSSNDDPRLASLAIRYIGAASGPDQVVEIGSKDPADQVGMPMGYDNSTIGAVASNLGLASFYDFSQLDRFTYGTQAAPMFLCTYAQTQLLLAEAAVNGWVTGDAAEFYENGIRGHMEQVAAYGESVAIAGADIDAYVAAHPFNMASAVEDINTQYWVASFLNGPELFANFRRSGYPDLTPNPYPAQDITGDFINRLTYPTAEIAVNQANLQEAVSRMGPDNLDTKVWWDVD